In one window of Tellurirhabdus rosea DNA:
- a CDS encoding RagB/SusD family nutrient uptake outer membrane protein, with protein MKKVLIPFMTAFLCYACGDKALNVPEPDYQTAETFYRTEADALQAVNAAYASLAGPDLYGRMMHVAQELMSDETEATTTCNPLWQAMRRFETSADNPVFSAIWTGAYQGVYRTNLAIGRIPEISMNSALKNRLVGEAYFLRGLYYFILVTNFGEVPLLQQVVDYNSRDQKQPARASVARIYEIILADFAEAEKRLPVSYTGVEVGRATRGAAKGFRAKALLYRAGLTGNRADYTAAAQVFKEIIDAQTYDLVPNYADNFTETGENNRESLFEVQFSTTVNPGVFCDECGTGSLRGMEFGVRGRANHIAIPSEMYLKQFVPGDPRLAASVFGPEGTRFDKQDYYKFLQYRAWEDVLPRDYAFRKYQKEEGNEFNYDTGSGINFRLLRFADVLLMYAEAVNEVQGPTAEVLAAINRVRKRAGVPTLSVVTTKEIMTRLIRTERMSELGLEGHRWRDIVRWKIAPDVLAEQGRLFDEERDYLFPIPQSERKLNPNLTQNKGWE; from the coding sequence ATGAAAAAAGTACTGATTCCCTTTATGACGGCCTTTCTGTGTTATGCCTGCGGCGACAAAGCCCTGAACGTTCCGGAACCGGACTACCAAACGGCCGAAACCTTTTACCGGACCGAAGCCGATGCGCTTCAGGCCGTCAATGCCGCCTACGCCTCTCTGGCGGGCCCTGATCTATACGGCCGCATGATGCACGTGGCGCAGGAACTGATGTCGGACGAAACCGAAGCCACCACGACCTGCAACCCGCTCTGGCAGGCGATGCGCCGCTTTGAAACTTCTGCCGATAACCCGGTTTTCAGCGCCATTTGGACCGGAGCGTACCAGGGTGTCTACCGGACGAATCTGGCTATCGGCCGCATTCCGGAAATCTCCATGAACAGCGCCCTGAAGAACCGGCTGGTCGGAGAGGCGTACTTCCTGCGCGGCCTGTATTACTTCATTCTGGTGACCAATTTCGGCGAAGTACCTTTGCTGCAGCAAGTGGTGGATTATAACAGCCGGGACCAGAAACAGCCGGCCCGGGCGTCGGTTGCCAGGATTTACGAAATCATTCTGGCCGATTTTGCGGAGGCGGAAAAGCGGCTCCCGGTGTCGTATACCGGGGTGGAGGTCGGCCGGGCAACCCGCGGGGCGGCCAAAGGGTTTCGGGCCAAGGCGTTGCTCTACCGCGCAGGCCTGACCGGCAACCGGGCCGATTATACCGCGGCGGCTCAGGTGTTCAAAGAGATTATCGATGCCCAGACGTATGATCTGGTTCCTAACTACGCGGATAATTTCACCGAAACCGGCGAAAACAATCGGGAGTCGCTGTTCGAAGTGCAGTTTTCCACCACCGTCAACCCCGGCGTTTTCTGTGACGAATGCGGAACGGGCAGTCTGCGGGGCATGGAATTCGGCGTTCGGGGCCGGGCCAACCACATCGCTATTCCGTCGGAAATGTACCTCAAGCAGTTTGTACCCGGCGACCCCCGGCTGGCGGCTTCCGTTTTTGGGCCGGAAGGAACCCGTTTTGACAAGCAGGATTATTACAAATTTTTGCAGTACCGGGCTTGGGAGGACGTTCTGCCGCGCGATTACGCGTTTCGGAAATACCAGAAGGAGGAAGGCAATGAGTTCAACTACGACACCGGCTCGGGGATTAATTTCCGCCTGCTGCGCTTTGCGGATGTGTTGCTAATGTACGCCGAAGCGGTGAATGAAGTGCAGGGACCGACCGCCGAAGTTCTGGCCGCCATCAACCGCGTTCGCAAAAGAGCGGGCGTGCCTACCCTTTCCGTCGTGACGACCAAAGAGATAATGACCCGGCTGATTCGGACCGAACGGATGTCGGAACTGGGGCTGGAAGGGCACCGCTGGCGGGACATCGTACGCTGGAAAATCGCCCCGGACGTGCTGGCCGAGCAGGGCCGCCTGTTCGACGAAGAACGGGATTACCTTTTTCCCATCCCCCAAAGCGAACGCAAACTAAACCCCAACCTGACGCAGAATAAAGGCTGGGAATAA
- a CDS encoding SusC/RagA family TonB-linked outer membrane protein, with product MNRLIPIHLPPGWVHTLCFAFLFSPLCSFGQQGELLPNVLDSNAVGYGILRQTNAGSSVYQLKAARLRGVLRGNFLTALQGNVPGLLLTANSGAPGDGVSLTMGGAGRFGDTNPLVVVDGLVLGQTSNLNWLAWRDVESVAVLRDAPAAAYGMRAANGVILISTRKGQPGGLRVSAETYTGVQSVRKLPAQLSTAQYIDYINESRVRGGFIPSGRLANRASLDTLLRVQTNWLDELMQVAPVHNSSVSVSGASDAASYFVSTDYYRQKGILAGTDLSRFSMRANLGYAVTNTVRVGTHLAWNRVARQLNERAGTGTPIEQALKSAPYLPVQNPRNPGGFNGPDFGDAGNDAVNAVGLASLVNDQRTAAGLVGDVFGEWNPLENLTYRFTFGFDRRKFSADRTVPVYRMGAFDSNPRATAAASNMTWRNRMLEHQLIFRETFGDHALMALLAGSTQLYRADKAAAVAGGVPDRIEATTSAATSAGEYRIHSLLTRVEYTFLEKYGLIASLRRDGSSRFASGHRMGWFPAVSGFYRLSAEPFFEQIPYLSELRLQAGVGQTGNDHLGDFRYTTRMLPGFNYPFGAGSSYLGEGSVPGALSNPRVRWETTTLQNLGAELAAFENKIRIGLDYRTKHTRDILVEEPIPAATGTAAPLTNAGEVKNRSVDLTFGVQESMDDFSVNLNAFLSWQRNEVVSIGQRTSPIWSASVQNEYVGITTPGQPIGSYFGLQKIGIYQTKAEIGNSAAFDGTEPGDVRFADSNGDKKLTLEGDRTLIGQSLPTFHYGFSLNASGQGFDLSIQGQGVSGHQLYNAMAYWLNGYQGRYNAGTQVLDRWTPERPSLTQPRATAGNTHNFRASDWFVENGSYLRLRHVEVGYTLPETLTSGYGLRSVRLFVSAQNLITVTRYSGLDPEFSAGNTLLNGIDAGVTPQPRTIVGGLQVNF from the coding sequence ATGAACCGACTGATCCCGATCCACCTCCCTCCGGGGTGGGTCCATACCCTGTGTTTTGCCTTCCTTTTTTCTCCGCTCTGCTCGTTCGGTCAGCAGGGGGAACTCCTTCCTAACGTCCTGGATAGCAACGCCGTCGGCTACGGCATCCTTCGTCAGACGAACGCCGGAAGTTCGGTTTACCAACTGAAAGCCGCCCGCCTGCGCGGCGTCCTGCGTGGTAATTTCCTGACGGCCCTTCAGGGCAATGTCCCGGGTCTGTTGCTTACAGCCAATTCCGGTGCCCCGGGCGACGGGGTCAGCCTGACGATGGGCGGGGCCGGTCGTTTTGGGGACACCAATCCGTTGGTTGTGGTCGATGGGCTGGTGCTGGGCCAGACCAGTAACCTCAACTGGCTGGCCTGGCGGGATGTGGAATCGGTGGCGGTGCTGCGCGACGCCCCGGCGGCGGCTTACGGCATGCGGGCAGCCAACGGCGTGATTCTGATTTCGACCAGAAAAGGACAGCCGGGCGGGCTGCGCGTCTCGGCCGAAACCTATACCGGCGTGCAATCGGTCCGGAAACTTCCCGCTCAGCTTTCGACGGCCCAGTACATTGACTACATCAACGAAAGCCGGGTCCGGGGCGGGTTTATCCCCTCGGGGCGGCTGGCAAACCGGGCTTCGCTCGACACTCTGCTGCGCGTCCAGACCAACTGGCTGGATGAACTAATGCAAGTGGCTCCGGTCCATAACTCGTCGGTATCGGTTTCGGGGGCCTCCGACGCGGCCTCGTACTTTGTTTCAACCGATTATTACCGGCAAAAAGGCATTCTGGCCGGTACGGACCTGTCCCGGTTTTCGATGCGGGCCAATCTGGGCTATGCGGTCACCAACACCGTCCGGGTCGGGACGCATCTGGCCTGGAACCGGGTGGCCCGGCAACTGAACGAACGGGCGGGAACCGGAACGCCCATTGAACAGGCGCTGAAAAGTGCGCCCTACCTGCCGGTGCAGAACCCCCGGAATCCGGGCGGCTTCAACGGGCCGGACTTCGGAGATGCCGGTAACGATGCGGTCAACGCCGTAGGGCTGGCCAGTCTGGTGAACGACCAGCGGACTGCGGCGGGCCTGGTCGGTGATGTATTCGGGGAATGGAATCCGCTGGAAAACCTGACCTACCGCTTTACCTTCGGCTTCGACCGCCGGAAGTTTTCCGCCGACCGTACCGTTCCCGTCTACCGGATGGGCGCTTTTGACAGCAACCCCCGGGCGACGGCTGCCGCGAGTAACATGACCTGGCGCAACCGGATGCTCGAACACCAGTTGATCTTCCGGGAGACCTTCGGTGATCATGCGCTTATGGCCCTGCTGGCCGGCTCGACCCAGTTGTACAGGGCCGACAAGGCAGCGGCCGTAGCGGGAGGCGTACCCGACCGGATCGAGGCGACGACTTCGGCCGCCACTTCCGCCGGTGAGTACCGCATCCACAGCCTGCTGACGCGGGTCGAGTATACCTTTCTGGAAAAATACGGCCTGATTGCCTCGCTGCGGCGGGATGGCTCGTCCCGCTTTGCTTCCGGGCACCGGATGGGCTGGTTCCCGGCCGTTTCGGGCTTTTACCGGCTTTCGGCGGAGCCGTTTTTCGAGCAGATTCCTTACCTGAGCGAACTGCGGCTTCAGGCGGGCGTAGGGCAGACGGGCAACGACCATCTGGGCGACTTCCGGTATACGACCCGCATGCTGCCCGGATTCAATTATCCGTTTGGGGCGGGCAGTTCCTACCTGGGCGAAGGTTCGGTGCCGGGAGCCTTGTCCAATCCGCGGGTGCGCTGGGAAACGACCACCCTGCAAAATCTGGGTGCGGAACTGGCGGCGTTTGAGAACAAAATCCGGATCGGGCTGGATTACCGGACAAAACACACCCGAGATATTTTGGTGGAAGAGCCAATTCCGGCCGCCACCGGAACGGCCGCCCCCCTGACGAACGCCGGGGAGGTGAAGAACCGGAGCGTGGACCTGACGTTTGGCGTGCAGGAGTCGATGGATGACTTTTCTGTCAACCTGAACGCTTTTCTGTCCTGGCAGCGTAACGAGGTAGTTTCCATTGGCCAGCGGACTTCCCCCATCTGGTCCGCGTCCGTCCAGAACGAGTACGTGGGAATCACCACGCCCGGCCAGCCGATCGGCAGCTATTTTGGCTTGCAGAAAATCGGCATCTATCAGACAAAAGCGGAGATTGGCAATTCGGCTGCTTTCGACGGAACAGAGCCGGGGGATGTCCGGTTTGCGGATAGCAACGGCGACAAAAAGCTGACGCTGGAAGGTGACCGGACCCTGATCGGCCAGTCGCTGCCCACGTTTCATTATGGGTTTTCGCTGAATGCCTCCGGGCAGGGTTTTGACCTGTCGATACAGGGACAGGGCGTATCCGGCCACCAGCTGTACAACGCGATGGCTTACTGGCTGAACGGCTATCAGGGCCGCTACAATGCCGGGACGCAGGTGCTCGACCGCTGGACTCCCGAACGCCCATCCCTGACGCAGCCCCGCGCCACCGCCGGAAACACCCACAATTTCCGGGCCTCCGACTGGTTCGTGGAAAACGGCAGTTACCTCCGGCTGCGGCATGTGGAGGTCGGCTACACGCTGCCGGAAACGCTGACCTCGGGCTACGGACTGCGCAGCGTGCGTCTGTTCGTGAGCGCCCAGAACCTGATTACCGTCACCCGCTACAGCGGCCTCGACCCCGAATTTTCTGCCGGAAACACCCTGCTCAACGGCATCGACGCGGGCGTAACGCCCCAGCCGAGAACAATCGTCGGGGGTCTTCAGGTCAATTTCTAA
- a CDS encoding UDP-glucuronic acid decarboxylase family protein: MKRVLITGGAGFLGSHLCDRFIKEGFHVIAMDNLITGDVRNIEHLFKLPNFEFYHHDVSKFIHVPGELDYILHFASPASPIDYLKIPIQTLKVGSLGIHNCLGLARVKNARVLIASTSEVYGDPAVHPQNEDYWGNVNPVGPRGVYDEAKRFQEAMTMAYHTFHGLETRIVRIFNTYGPRMRLNDGRVLPAFIGQALRGEDLTVFGDGSQTRSFCYVDDLVEGIYRLLMSDYAYPVNIGNPAEITIKEFGEEIIKLTGTSQKMIYKPLPTDDPKQRRPDITRAQEILGWEPKVSREEGLRITYDYFKSLPEEELYKAAYHREFVKN; the protein is encoded by the coding sequence ATGAAACGCGTTTTAATCACGGGTGGAGCCGGGTTCCTGGGTTCACACCTGTGCGACCGGTTTATCAAGGAAGGATTTCATGTTATCGCGATGGACAACCTGATCACGGGTGACGTTCGCAACATCGAGCACCTTTTTAAACTGCCCAACTTCGAGTTTTACCACCACGACGTCTCCAAATTCATCCACGTACCGGGCGAACTCGATTACATTCTGCACTTTGCCTCTCCGGCCAGCCCGATCGATTACCTGAAAATTCCGATTCAGACGCTGAAAGTAGGCTCGCTGGGCATTCACAACTGCCTGGGTCTGGCGCGGGTCAAAAACGCCCGGGTCCTGATCGCCTCGACCTCGGAAGTATACGGCGACCCAGCCGTGCACCCGCAGAACGAGGATTACTGGGGCAACGTAAACCCGGTAGGTCCGCGCGGCGTGTACGACGAAGCCAAGCGTTTTCAGGAAGCCATGACGATGGCGTACCACACGTTCCACGGTCTGGAAACCCGCATTGTCCGGATTTTCAACACCTACGGACCGCGGATGCGCCTCAACGACGGCCGGGTACTGCCCGCCTTTATCGGCCAGGCCCTGCGCGGCGAAGACCTGACGGTGTTCGGCGACGGCAGCCAGACGCGCTCGTTCTGCTACGTGGACGACCTCGTGGAAGGCATCTACCGCCTCCTGATGAGCGACTACGCTTACCCCGTCAACATCGGTAACCCCGCCGAAATCACCATCAAGGAGTTCGGGGAGGAAATCATTAAGCTGACGGGTACGTCGCAGAAGATGATCTACAAGCCGCTGCCGACCGACGATCCGAAGCAGCGTCGTCCGGACATCACCCGCGCTCAGGAAATTCTGGGCTGGGAGCCGAAAGTGTCGCGGGAAGAAGGGCTGCGCATCACCTACGACTATTTTAAAAGTCTGCCGGAAGAAGAACTTTACAAGGCGGCTTACCATCGGGAATTCGTTAAAAATTAA
- a CDS encoding UDP-glucose dehydrogenase family protein, protein MKLAVVGTGYVGLVTGTCFAETGNQVTCIDIDERKVEKLNNGIIPIYEPGLDVLFNRNTAEGRLKFTTNLAEGIEGAEVIFLALPTPPGEDGSADLKYILKVADDLGPLMKQYTVIVDKSTVPVGTAEKVAAHIAVNTSIDFDVVSNPEFLREGVAVEDFMKPDRVVIGTKSEKAKAVMTKMYAPLVRQGNPIIFMDERSAEMTKYAANAFLATKITFMNEIANLCEKVGANVDDIRRGIGTDSRIGKRFLFAGIGYGGSCFPKDVQALAKTAQDYAYDFRILKSVMSVNNDQKTKLLPMIKDYFGGSLQGKTIAVWGLAFKPYTDDIREAPALENIRELLAEGAKVTAYDPEAMDNVKNVLGNKITYAHTSYAALDDADALVIMTEWPLFRTPDFNKMNMLLKNKVIFDGRNLYELDQIREMGYTYYSIGRDVVRAEVEQNA, encoded by the coding sequence ATGAAATTAGCAGTTGTAGGAACCGGATATGTTGGACTGGTTACGGGAACTTGTTTCGCTGAAACGGGTAATCAGGTGACATGTATTGACATTGATGAACGCAAAGTCGAAAAACTGAATAACGGAATCATCCCTATTTACGAACCCGGTCTGGATGTTCTTTTTAACCGGAACACCGCCGAGGGTCGCCTCAAATTCACGACAAATCTGGCCGAAGGAATCGAAGGCGCGGAAGTAATCTTCCTGGCCCTGCCGACGCCTCCGGGTGAGGATGGCTCCGCCGACCTGAAATACATTCTCAAAGTGGCCGACGACCTCGGTCCGCTGATGAAGCAATACACGGTTATTGTGGATAAAAGCACGGTTCCCGTGGGTACGGCCGAGAAGGTCGCCGCCCACATCGCCGTTAACACTTCCATCGACTTCGACGTGGTGTCGAACCCCGAGTTTCTGCGCGAAGGCGTAGCCGTGGAGGATTTCATGAAACCCGACCGCGTGGTGATCGGGACGAAGTCCGAAAAGGCCAAGGCCGTCATGACTAAAATGTACGCCCCGCTGGTGCGCCAGGGGAACCCAATCATTTTCATGGATGAGCGCTCGGCTGAAATGACCAAGTACGCCGCCAACGCCTTCCTGGCGACCAAGATTACGTTCATGAACGAGATTGCCAACCTTTGTGAAAAGGTCGGCGCGAACGTGGACGACATCCGCCGGGGCATCGGGACCGACAGCCGGATCGGCAAACGCTTCCTGTTCGCCGGGATTGGGTACGGCGGAAGCTGCTTCCCGAAAGACGTGCAGGCGCTGGCCAAAACCGCCCAGGACTACGCGTACGATTTCCGGATTCTGAAGTCGGTAATGTCGGTCAACAACGACCAGAAGACGAAGCTGCTGCCGATGATCAAAGATTATTTCGGAGGTAGCCTGCAGGGCAAAACCATCGCCGTGTGGGGGCTGGCCTTCAAGCCGTACACCGACGACATCCGCGAAGCGCCGGCGCTGGAGAACATCCGCGAACTGCTGGCCGAAGGCGCCAAGGTTACGGCATACGACCCCGAGGCAATGGACAACGTGAAGAACGTGCTCGGCAACAAAATTACTTACGCCCACACGTCCTACGCCGCCCTCGACGACGCCGACGCGCTGGTGATCATGACCGAGTGGCCGCTGTTCCGCACGCCGGATTTCAACAAAATGAATATGCTGCTCAAAAATAAAGTCATCTTTGACGGACGGAACCTCTACGAACTGGACCAGATCCGCGAGATGGGGTACACGTATTACAGCATCGGCCGCGACGTGGTCCGCGCTGAAGTCGAGCAGAATGCTTAA
- a CDS encoding acyl-CoA dehydrogenase family protein, whose translation MLSEVVENQELIAQTVRDFALRHILPNVRSWDESQYFPVEIMRQLGELGLMGVLVPAQYGGAGLGYREYVAAIVELSKVDGSIGLSMAAHNSLCTNHILLFGNEEQKQAYLPKLATGEWIGAWGLTEPNTGSDAGNMRTVAVREGDQWVLNGAKNFITHGKSGNVAVVIARTGEPNTSRNATAFVVERVTPGFSAGKKEDKLGMRASETAEMIFQDCRISDSQRLGEVGDGFVQSLKILDGGRISIAALSLGIATGAFDHALRYAQERQQFGQAIARFQAIQFKLADLATQIEAARLLTYHAADLKDAGQPVTTASAMAKLYASEVAVKAGDEAVQIFGGYGYTKDFPVEKYYRDAKLCTIGEGTSEIQKLVISRQLLKGV comes from the coding sequence ATGCTTTCAGAAGTTGTAGAAAACCAAGAATTAATTGCCCAAACTGTACGGGACTTTGCCCTCCGCCACATTCTGCCGAATGTACGGTCCTGGGACGAATCTCAGTATTTTCCGGTCGAAATTATGCGTCAGCTGGGCGAACTGGGCCTGATGGGCGTTCTCGTACCGGCTCAATACGGTGGGGCTGGACTTGGGTACCGGGAATACGTGGCGGCCATCGTCGAACTGTCGAAAGTAGACGGGTCGATCGGCCTGTCGATGGCGGCCCATAACTCCCTCTGCACCAATCATATTCTGCTTTTTGGCAACGAGGAACAGAAACAGGCGTACCTGCCTAAACTCGCCACGGGCGAATGGATCGGGGCCTGGGGGCTGACCGAACCCAATACCGGTTCGGATGCGGGCAATATGCGCACCGTCGCCGTACGGGAAGGCGATCAGTGGGTTCTGAACGGAGCCAAGAACTTCATCACGCACGGGAAAAGCGGCAACGTAGCGGTCGTCATCGCCCGAACGGGTGAGCCCAATACGTCCCGGAACGCCACGGCTTTTGTCGTGGAGCGGGTCACACCGGGCTTTTCGGCCGGAAAGAAAGAAGATAAGCTGGGCATGCGGGCCTCCGAAACGGCCGAGATGATTTTTCAGGACTGCCGGATTTCGGACAGCCAGCGACTTGGCGAGGTCGGCGACGGCTTTGTGCAGTCCCTCAAAATTCTGGACGGCGGCCGGATTTCGATTGCGGCCCTGAGCCTCGGCATTGCGACGGGTGCTTTTGACCATGCGCTCCGCTACGCGCAGGAACGGCAGCAGTTTGGCCAGGCCATCGCCCGGTTCCAGGCGATTCAGTTCAAACTGGCCGATCTGGCCACCCAGATTGAAGCCGCCCGCCTGCTGACCTACCATGCCGCCGACCTGAAAGATGCCGGGCAGCCCGTCACGACGGCTTCGGCAATGGCCAAACTGTACGCTTCCGAAGTGGCCGTCAAAGCTGGCGACGAGGCGGTCCAGATTTTTGGCGGCTACGGCTACACTAAGGATTTCCCCGTCGAAAAATACTACCGCGACGCCAAGCTCTGCACCATCGGCGAAGGCACCAGCGAAATCCAGAAACTGGTCATTTCAAGGCAGTTGCTGAAGGGAGTTTAG
- a CDS encoding TerC family protein, with translation MEFPDFSDPGLLISLLTLTFLEIVLGVDNIIFISIVVDKLDPAQQKRARNVGLLLAMLFRIALLFGITWILGLTRPVFNIPYIGENRGPLPISWKDLILMLGGLFLVGKSTLEIHHKLEGAQQAPGAAPKYSSFGAIILQIVMIDAVFSIDSILTAVGLVENVWIMIIAVVISISIMMLFSGTIGRFISKNPTLQILALSFLIAIGIMLIAEGFHQEISKTYLYSAMAFSLLVELINMRLRKNQQMVELNSGRLPEQKSAKV, from the coding sequence ATGGAATTTCCTGATTTCTCAGACCCGGGTCTGCTAATCAGCCTTCTGACGCTTACTTTCCTAGAAATTGTCCTCGGAGTCGATAATATCATTTTCATTTCCATTGTCGTAGACAAGCTGGACCCGGCTCAGCAGAAACGAGCCCGTAACGTGGGTCTGTTGCTGGCAATGCTCTTCCGGATTGCGCTCCTGTTTGGAATTACCTGGATTCTGGGCCTGACCAGACCCGTGTTCAACATTCCTTACATAGGCGAAAACCGCGGGCCGCTGCCCATCAGCTGGAAGGATTTGATTCTGATGCTTGGCGGGCTGTTTCTGGTGGGAAAAAGCACCCTGGAGATTCACCACAAGCTGGAAGGGGCTCAGCAGGCACCCGGTGCGGCGCCCAAGTATTCCAGTTTTGGAGCGATTATCCTGCAAATTGTGATGATCGACGCCGTTTTCTCCATCGACAGTATCCTGACCGCCGTGGGGCTGGTCGAAAACGTCTGGATCATGATCATTGCGGTGGTTATTTCCATCTCGATCATGATGCTGTTCTCGGGAACCATCGGCCGCTTCATCAGCAAGAACCCGACGCTGCAGATTCTGGCGCTTTCGTTCCTGATTGCCATCGGCATTATGCTTATCGCAGAAGGCTTCCACCAAGAAATCAGCAAGACCTATCTGTATTCCGCTATGGCCTTCTCTCTGCTGGTCGAACTCATCAACATGCGACTACGTAAAAACCAGCAGATGGTCGAACTCAACAGCGGCCGCCTGCCAGAGCAGAAATCGGCAAAAGTTTAA
- a CDS encoding serine hydrolase domain-containing protein, whose amino-acid sequence MNKNWLMGFGLAFVLAACEQAIIPQPDSGPAEDFSGHPKHGVYQKAVEAYVKSNRIPGAVVLLKKEGEPVWIGAAGYANLEHQTPARINTPFRVGSITKTFVATAAMQLVDEGRLQLDRTLPELLPEVKDRIPQAEKITLRHLLTHTSGLVDPNNDDIQYQLDLVNNPARRRAMSADEVLSRYVYDRPLAFEPGERYGYSNPGYLLIGKILERVTGKSLAALVDERVVRPLGLTQTYLDRRDDRQVARGYAYFYGNNRLMDVTDLDRADAESNAYGGLISSAPDLFRFSEALFGGKLMSASALREMMTPFPVRKGESTYGLALDQWPSSVLGTGFGNNGTLAGAESNVFYFPAKKATFVLLTNYGTGTRKDFLEEVLN is encoded by the coding sequence ATGAACAAAAACTGGCTTATGGGTTTCGGGCTGGCCTTCGTGCTGGCCGCCTGCGAACAGGCAATCATTCCGCAGCCCGATTCGGGTCCGGCGGAGGACTTTTCGGGTCATCCCAAACACGGGGTTTACCAGAAAGCGGTCGAGGCGTATGTGAAATCGAACCGGATTCCGGGCGCCGTTGTGCTGCTGAAGAAAGAAGGCGAGCCGGTCTGGATCGGCGCGGCGGGGTACGCCAATCTGGAGCACCAGACACCGGCCCGGATCAACACGCCGTTCCGGGTGGGCAGCATTACCAAAACGTTCGTGGCGACGGCCGCCATGCAGCTCGTCGATGAAGGCAGACTGCAACTGGACCGGACCCTGCCGGAGCTGCTGCCCGAGGTAAAGGACCGGATTCCACAGGCGGAAAAAATAACGCTCCGCCACCTGCTGACCCACACCAGCGGCCTTGTTGACCCGAACAACGACGACATCCAGTACCAGCTCGATCTGGTCAACAACCCGGCCCGCCGTCGTGCCATGAGTGCCGACGAGGTGCTGAGCCGCTACGTCTACGACCGCCCGCTGGCTTTCGAACCGGGCGAACGGTACGGTTACAGCAATCCAGGCTATCTGCTGATCGGCAAAATTCTCGAACGGGTGACGGGTAAATCGCTCGCGGCCCTGGTGGACGAGCGCGTGGTCCGGCCGCTGGGGCTGACCCAGACTTACCTCGACCGGCGCGACGACCGCCAGGTGGCCCGCGGGTACGCTTATTTTTACGGCAACAACCGCTTGATGGACGTCACCGACCTCGACCGGGCCGACGCCGAGAGCAACGCTTATGGCGGCCTGATTTCCAGCGCCCCGGACCTGTTTCGGTTCAGCGAGGCCCTGTTCGGTGGAAAGCTGATGAGCGCTTCGGCTCTACGGGAAATGATGACGCCGTTTCCGGTCCGAAAGGGCGAATCCACGTACGGGCTGGCGCTTGACCAGTGGCCTTCCTCCGTTCTGGGAACCGGTTTTGGCAACAACGGAACGCTGGCGGGTGCCGAATCGAACGTTTTCTATTTCCCGGCCAAAAAGGCCACGTTCGTGCTGCTGACCAATTACGGAACCGGCACGCGGAAGGATTTTCTGGAAGAGGTGCTGAATTAG
- a CDS encoding LytR/AlgR family response regulator transcription factor — protein sequence MIYPDKWPRLIGIPVWAFFFRFIGEVSPLGDLLKNPRFYQDVLVVMGVTGLIWEMNRFLIRKLDERYSWEAQTLPRLFIQAGAALGGTALVIMVFSLVYNDFIVERPPEATLSILIANDLPVGLLFVLLLHMGYTMYWLIAHHRQTVAVLRQRIAELETLGTAQPATEEARPLMPRTLLVNQGKGFVPVATERVAYIFVTNEMSIVKTTDNQSYTVDATLEQLTERLPASDFFRLNRQFIASRTAIQKVEHDGSGRLLLRLQPAPSEEVAVSRRRVAEFRQWLGVS from the coding sequence ATGATTTACCCTGACAAATGGCCCCGGCTGATCGGCATTCCTGTCTGGGCGTTCTTCTTCCGGTTCATCGGCGAAGTGAGCCCGCTGGGCGATCTGCTGAAAAATCCCCGCTTCTACCAGGACGTTCTGGTGGTGATGGGCGTTACGGGACTCATCTGGGAAATGAACCGCTTCCTCATCCGGAAACTCGACGAACGGTATTCGTGGGAAGCCCAGACCCTGCCGCGGCTGTTTATTCAGGCCGGTGCCGCGCTGGGCGGAACGGCGCTGGTCATTATGGTTTTCAGTCTGGTATACAATGATTTTATCGTGGAACGCCCGCCGGAGGCAACCCTGAGCATTCTCATTGCCAACGACCTTCCCGTAGGACTGCTGTTTGTGCTGTTGCTGCACATGGGCTACACGATGTACTGGCTCATCGCGCATCACCGGCAGACGGTGGCGGTGTTGCGGCAGCGCATCGCCGAACTGGAAACGTTGGGAACTGCGCAGCCGGCAACCGAAGAGGCGCGCCCCCTGATGCCGCGGACGCTGCTGGTCAATCAGGGAAAAGGCTTCGTGCCCGTGGCGACAGAACGGGTAGCCTACATTTTTGTCACGAACGAAATGAGCATTGTCAAGACCACCGACAATCAGTCGTACACGGTGGATGCCACGCTCGAACAGCTCACCGAACGGCTTCCGGCGTCGGACTTTTTCCGGCTGAACCGGCAGTTTATCGCCAGCCGCACCGCGATTCAGAAAGTAGAACATGACGGGTCGGGGCGCCTGCTGCTGCGCCTGCAACCCGCGCCGTCGGAAGAGGTGGCCGTCAGCCGCCGCCGGGTGGCCGAATTCCGGCAATGGCTGGGCGTTTCCTGA